One genomic window of Mustela lutreola isolate mMusLut2 chromosome 14, mMusLut2.pri, whole genome shotgun sequence includes the following:
- the RGS16 gene encoding regulator of G-protein signaling 16 isoform X2, translated as MCRTLAAFPTTCLERAKEFKTRLGIFLHKSELGSDTGSVGKFEWSSKHIKEGNFSEDVLGWKESFDLLLSSKNGVAAFHAFLKTEFSEENLEFWLACEEFKKLRSATKLASRAHKIFEEFIRSEAPKEVNIDHETRELTRMNLQAATATCFDVAQGKTRTLMEKDSYPRFLKSPAYRDLVAQASAASASLASSSHAEPLHT; from the exons ATGTGCCGGACCCTGGCCGCCTTCCCCACGACCTGCCTGGAGAG AGCCAAAGAGTTCAAGACACGACTGGGGATCTTTCTTCACAAATCAGAGCTGGGCTCTGATACTGGGAGCGTTGGCAAGTTTGAGTGGAGCAGCAAACACATCAAAGAGGG aaacttctCAGAAGATGTGCTGGGGTGGAAAGAGTCATTTGACTTGCTACTGAGCAGTAAAA ATGGAGTGGCCGCTTTCCACGCCTTCCTGAAGACGGAGTTCAGCGAGGAGAACCTGGAGTTCTGGCTGGCCTGCGAGGAGTTTAAGAAGCTCCGCTCGGCCACCAAGCTGGCCTCCCGGGCTCACAAGATCTTTGAGGAGTTCATCCGCAGCGAAGCTCCTAAGGAG GTGAACATAGACCACGAGACCAGGGAGCTGACCAGGATGAACCTGCAGGCTGCCACGGCCACGTGCTTTGACGTGGCTCAGGGGAAGACTCGCACCCTGATGGAGAAGGACTCCTATCCACGCTTCCTGAAGTCCCCTGCTTACCGGGACCTGGTGGCTCAAGCCTCGGCcgcctctgcctctctggccaGCAGCAGCCACGCAGAGCCCCTGCACACCTGA
- the RGS16 gene encoding regulator of G-protein signaling 16 isoform X1 has protein sequence MCRTLAAFPTTCLERAKEFKTRLGIFLHKSELGSDTGSVGKFEWSSKHIKEGRNFSEDVLGWKESFDLLLSSKNGVAAFHAFLKTEFSEENLEFWLACEEFKKLRSATKLASRAHKIFEEFIRSEAPKEVNIDHETRELTRMNLQAATATCFDVAQGKTRTLMEKDSYPRFLKSPAYRDLVAQASAASASLASSSHAEPLHT, from the exons ATGTGCCGGACCCTGGCCGCCTTCCCCACGACCTGCCTGGAGAG AGCCAAAGAGTTCAAGACACGACTGGGGATCTTTCTTCACAAATCAGAGCTGGGCTCTGATACTGGGAGCGTTGGCAAGTTTGAGTGGAGCAGCAAACACATCAAAGAGGG cagaaacttctCAGAAGATGTGCTGGGGTGGAAAGAGTCATTTGACTTGCTACTGAGCAGTAAAA ATGGAGTGGCCGCTTTCCACGCCTTCCTGAAGACGGAGTTCAGCGAGGAGAACCTGGAGTTCTGGCTGGCCTGCGAGGAGTTTAAGAAGCTCCGCTCGGCCACCAAGCTGGCCTCCCGGGCTCACAAGATCTTTGAGGAGTTCATCCGCAGCGAAGCTCCTAAGGAG GTGAACATAGACCACGAGACCAGGGAGCTGACCAGGATGAACCTGCAGGCTGCCACGGCCACGTGCTTTGACGTGGCTCAGGGGAAGACTCGCACCCTGATGGAGAAGGACTCCTATCCACGCTTCCTGAAGTCCCCTGCTTACCGGGACCTGGTGGCTCAAGCCTCGGCcgcctctgcctctctggccaGCAGCAGCCACGCAGAGCCCCTGCACACCTGA